The Equus przewalskii isolate Varuska unplaced genomic scaffold, EquPr2 ChrUn-10, whole genome shotgun sequence genome window below encodes:
- the SF3B4 gene encoding splicing factor 3B subunit 4 — MAAGPISERNQDATVYVGGLDEKVSEPLLWELFLQAGPVVNTHMPKDRVTGQHQGYGFVEFLSEEDADYAIKIMNMIKLYGKPIRVNKASAHNKNLDVGANIFIGNLDPEIDEKLLYDTFSAFGVILQTPKIMRDPDTGNSKGYAFINFASFDASDAAIEAMNGQYLCNRPITVSYAFKKDSKGERHGSAAERLLAAQNPLSQADRPHQLFADAPPPPSAPNPVVSSLGSGLPPPGMPPPGSFPPPVPPPGALPPGIPPAMPPPPMPPGAGGHGPPSAGTPGAGHPGHGHSHPHPFPPGGMPHPGMSQMQLAHHGPHGLGHPHAGPPGSGGQPPPRPPPGMPHPGPPPMGMPPRGPPFGSPMGHPGPMPPHGMRGPPPLMPPHGYTGPPRPPPYGYQRGPLPPPRPTPRPPVPPRGPLRGPLPQ; from the exons ATGGCTGCCGGGCCGATCTCCGAGCGGAACCAGG ATGCCACGGTGTACGTGGGGGGCCTGGACGAGAAAGTTAGCGAACCACTGCTGTGGGAGCTATTTCTCCAGGCAGGGCCAGTAGTCAACACCCACATGCCAAAGGATAGAGTCACTGGTCAGCACCAAG GCTATGGCTTTGTGGAATTCTTGAGTGAGGAAGATGCTGACTATGCCATTAAGATCATGAACATGATCAAACTCTATGGGAAACCAATACGAGTGAACAAGGCGTCAGCTCACAACAAAAACCTGGATGTGGGTGCCAACATTTTCATTGGGAACTTGGACCCAGAGATTGATGAGAAGCTACTTTATGATACTTTCAGTGCCTTTGGTGTCATTTTACAAACCCCCAAGATTATGCGGGACCCTGACACAGGCAACTCCAAAGGTTATGCCTTTATTAATTTTGCTTCGTTTGATGCTTCGGATGCAGCAATTGAGGCCATGAATGGGCAGTACCTCTGTAACCGCCCTATCACTGTGTCCTATGCCTTTAAGAAGGACTCCAAGGGTGAACGCCATGGCTCAGCAGCCGAACGACTTCTGGCAGCCCAGAACCCACTCTCCCAGGCTGACCGCCCCCATCAGCTGTTTGCAGATGCACcccctccaccctctgcccccaATCCTGTGGTATCATCACTGGGGTCTGGGCTTCCTCCACCAG GCATGCCTCCACCTGGCTCTTTCCCACCTCCAGTGCCACCTCCTGGAGCCCTTCCACCTGGGATACCCCCAGCCATGCCCCCACCACCTATgcctcctggggctggaggacatGGCCCCCCATCAGCAGGAACCCCAGGAGCTGGACATCCTGGACATGGACACTCACATCCTCACCCGTTTCCACCTGGTGGGATGCCCCATCCAG GGATGTCTCAGATGCAGCTGGCTCACCATGGCCCTCATGGCTTAGGACACCCGCACGCTGGGCCCCCAGGCTCTGGGGGGCAGCCACCACCCCGACCACCCCCTGGAATGCCTCATCCTGGACCTCCTCCAATGGGCATGCCCCCCCGAGGGCCTCCGTTTGGCTCTCCCATGG gTCACCCAGGTCCTATGCCTCCACATGGTATGCGTGGACCTCCTCCACTGATGCCCCCTCATGGATACACTGGCCCTCCACGACCCCCACCCTATGGCTACCAGCGAggacccctccctccacccagacCCACTCCCCGGCCTCCAGTTCCCCCTCGTGGCCCGCTTCGAGGCCCTCTCCCTCAgtaa
- the SV2A gene encoding synaptic vesicle glycoprotein 2A isoform X3, producing the protein MLSGSGGWRGGGVRRAEAGPERVGGQVCIAACRGTRSSRRCRQPQRRGPPPLPGTPLSGEPSPGLIVYLGMMVGAFLWGGLADRLGRRQCLLISLSVNSVFAFFSSFVQGYGTFLFCRLLSGVGIGGSIPIVFSYFSEFLAQEKRGEHLSWLCMFWMIGGVYAAAMAWAIIPHYGWSFQMGSAYQFHSWRVFVLVCAFPSVFAIGALTTQPESPRFFLENGKHDEAWMVLKQVHDTNMRAKGHPERVFSVTHIKTIHQEDELIEIQSDTGTWYQRWGVRALSLGGQVWRNFLSCFGPEYRRITLMMMGVWFTMSFSYYGLTVWFPDMIRHLQAVDYAARTKVFPGERVEHVTFNFTLENQIHRGGQYFNDKFIGLRLKSVSFEDSLFEECYFEDVTSSNTFFRNCTFINTVFYNTDLFEYKFVNSRLVNSTFLHNKEGCPLDVTGTGEGAYMVYFVSFLGTLAVLPGNIVSALLMDKIGRLRMLAGSSVMSCVSCFFLSFGNSESAMIALLCLFGGVSIASWNALDVLTVELYPSDKRTTAFGFLNALCKLAAVLGISIFTSFVGITKAAPILFASAALALGSSLALKLPETRGQVLQ; encoded by the exons ATGCTCAGTGGctctggggggtggagggggggaggggtgaggcgGGCGGAGGCGGGGCCGGAGCGCGTGGGGGGGCAGGTCTGCATTGCCGCTTGCCGTGGTACCCGGAGCAGTCGCCGCTGTCGCCAGCCCCAGCGGCGGGGACCCCCGCCCTTACCAGGGACTCCCTTATCTGGGGAACCCAGCCCAG GCCTCATCGTCTACCTGGGCATGATGGTGGGAGCCTTCCTCTGGGGAGGTCTGGCTGATCGGCTGGGTCGGAGACAGTGTCTGCTCATCTCGCTCTCAGTCAACAgtgtctttgcctttttctcatCTTTCGTCCAGGGTTATGGCACTTTCCTCTTCTGCCGCCTCCTTTCTGGGGTCGG GATTGGAGGGTCCATCCCCATTGTCTTCTCCTATTTTTCGGAGTTTCTGGCCCAGGAGAAACGTGGGGAGCATTTGAGCTGGCTCTGCATGTTTTGGATGATTGGTGGAGTATACGCAGCTGCCATGGCCTGGGCCATCATCCCCCACTACG GGTGGAGCTTTCAGATGGGGTCCGCTTACCAGTTCCACAGCTGGAGGGTCTTTGTCCTTGTCTGCGCCTTTCCTTCTGTGTTTGCCATCGGGGCCCTGACAACACAGCCTGAGAGCCCTCGCTTCTTCCTGGAG AATGGGAAACATGATGAGGCCTGGATGGTGCTGAAGCAAGTTCATGACACCAACATGCGAGCCAAGGGGCATCCTGAGCGTGTTTTCTCA GTAACCCACATTAAGACAATTCATCAGGAGGATGAGTTGATTGAGATCCAGTCAGACACAGGGACCTGGTACCAGCGCTGGGGGGTCCGGGCCTTGAGCCTAGGGGGACAG GTTTGGAGAAATTTCCTCTCTTGTTTTGGTCCAGAATATCGACGCATCACTCTGATGATGATGGGTGTGTGGTTCACCATGTCATTCAG CTACTATGGCCTGACTGTCTGGTTTCCCGACATGATCCGCCATCTCCAGGCGGTGGACTATGCGGCCCGCACCAAAGTGTTCCCTGGGGAGCGTGTAGAACATGTGACTTTCAACTTCACCTTGGAGAATCAAATCCACCGAGGGGGACAGTACTTCAATGACAA GTTCATTGGGCTCCGTCTGAAGTCAGTGTCCTTTGAGGACTCTCTATTTGAAGAGTGTTATTTCGAGGACGTCACTTCCAGCAACACGTTTTTCCGCAACTGCACATTCATCAACACTGTGTTCTACAACACTG ACCTGTTTGAGTACAAGTTTGTGAACAGCCGTCTGGTGAACAGCACATTCCTGCACAACAAGGAGGGCTGCCCACTAGACGTGACAGGGACGGGTGAAGGTGCCTACATGGTGTACTTTGTCAGCTTCTTGGGGACACTGGCTGTGCTTCCTGGGAACATCGTGTCTGCCCTGCTCATGGACAAGATTGGCAGGCTCCGAATGCTTG CTGGCTCCAGCGTGATGTCCTGTGTCTCCTGCTTCTTCTTGTCTTTTGGGAACAGCGAGTCAGCCATGATTGCTCTGCTCTGCCTTTTTGGGGGTGTCAGCATTGCATCCTGGAACGCGCTGGACGTGTTGACTGTCGAACTCTACCCCTCGGACAAGAG GACCACAGCCTTCGGCTTCCTGAATGCCCTGTGTAAGCTGGCAGCTGTGCTGGGGATCAGCATCTTCACGTCATTTGTGGGAATCACCAAGGCTGCCCCCATCCTCTTTGCCTCAGCTGCCCTTGCTCTCGGTAGTTCTCTGGCCCTGAAGCTGCCCGAGACCCGGGGGCAGGTGCTGCAGTGA
- the SV2A gene encoding synaptic vesicle glycoprotein 2A isoform X4, with product MLSGSGGWRGGGVRRAEAGPERVGGQVCIAACRGTRSSRRCRQPQRRGPPPLPGTPLSGEPSPGLIVYLGMMVGAFLWGGLADRLGRRQCLLISLSVNSVFAFFSSFVQGYGTFLFCRLLSGVGIGGSIPIVFSYFSEFLAQEKRGEHLSWLCMFWMIGGVYAAAMAWAIIPHYGWSFQMGSAYQFHSWRVFVLVCAFPSVFAIGALTTQPESPRFFLENGKHDEAWMVLKQVHDTNMRAKGHPERVFSVWRNFLSCFGPEYRRITLMMMGVWFTMSFSYYGLTVWFPDMIRHLQAVDYAARTKVFPGERVEHVTFNFTLENQIHRGGQYFNDKFIGLRLKSVSFEDSLFEECYFEDVTSSNTFFRNCTFINTVFYNTDLFEYKFVNSRLVNSTFLHNKEGCPLDVTGTGEGAYMVYFVSFLGTLAVLPGNIVSALLMDKIGRLRMLAGSSVMSCVSCFFLSFGNSESAMIALLCLFGGVSIASWNALDVLTVELYPSDKRTTAFGFLNALCKLAAVLGISIFTSFVGITKAAPILFASAALALGSSLALKLPETRGQVLQ from the exons ATGCTCAGTGGctctggggggtggagggggggaggggtgaggcgGGCGGAGGCGGGGCCGGAGCGCGTGGGGGGGCAGGTCTGCATTGCCGCTTGCCGTGGTACCCGGAGCAGTCGCCGCTGTCGCCAGCCCCAGCGGCGGGGACCCCCGCCCTTACCAGGGACTCCCTTATCTGGGGAACCCAGCCCAG GCCTCATCGTCTACCTGGGCATGATGGTGGGAGCCTTCCTCTGGGGAGGTCTGGCTGATCGGCTGGGTCGGAGACAGTGTCTGCTCATCTCGCTCTCAGTCAACAgtgtctttgcctttttctcatCTTTCGTCCAGGGTTATGGCACTTTCCTCTTCTGCCGCCTCCTTTCTGGGGTCGG GATTGGAGGGTCCATCCCCATTGTCTTCTCCTATTTTTCGGAGTTTCTGGCCCAGGAGAAACGTGGGGAGCATTTGAGCTGGCTCTGCATGTTTTGGATGATTGGTGGAGTATACGCAGCTGCCATGGCCTGGGCCATCATCCCCCACTACG GGTGGAGCTTTCAGATGGGGTCCGCTTACCAGTTCCACAGCTGGAGGGTCTTTGTCCTTGTCTGCGCCTTTCCTTCTGTGTTTGCCATCGGGGCCCTGACAACACAGCCTGAGAGCCCTCGCTTCTTCCTGGAG AATGGGAAACATGATGAGGCCTGGATGGTGCTGAAGCAAGTTCATGACACCAACATGCGAGCCAAGGGGCATCCTGAGCGTGTTTTCTCA GTTTGGAGAAATTTCCTCTCTTGTTTTGGTCCAGAATATCGACGCATCACTCTGATGATGATGGGTGTGTGGTTCACCATGTCATTCAG CTACTATGGCCTGACTGTCTGGTTTCCCGACATGATCCGCCATCTCCAGGCGGTGGACTATGCGGCCCGCACCAAAGTGTTCCCTGGGGAGCGTGTAGAACATGTGACTTTCAACTTCACCTTGGAGAATCAAATCCACCGAGGGGGACAGTACTTCAATGACAA GTTCATTGGGCTCCGTCTGAAGTCAGTGTCCTTTGAGGACTCTCTATTTGAAGAGTGTTATTTCGAGGACGTCACTTCCAGCAACACGTTTTTCCGCAACTGCACATTCATCAACACTGTGTTCTACAACACTG ACCTGTTTGAGTACAAGTTTGTGAACAGCCGTCTGGTGAACAGCACATTCCTGCACAACAAGGAGGGCTGCCCACTAGACGTGACAGGGACGGGTGAAGGTGCCTACATGGTGTACTTTGTCAGCTTCTTGGGGACACTGGCTGTGCTTCCTGGGAACATCGTGTCTGCCCTGCTCATGGACAAGATTGGCAGGCTCCGAATGCTTG CTGGCTCCAGCGTGATGTCCTGTGTCTCCTGCTTCTTCTTGTCTTTTGGGAACAGCGAGTCAGCCATGATTGCTCTGCTCTGCCTTTTTGGGGGTGTCAGCATTGCATCCTGGAACGCGCTGGACGTGTTGACTGTCGAACTCTACCCCTCGGACAAGAG GACCACAGCCTTCGGCTTCCTGAATGCCCTGTGTAAGCTGGCAGCTGTGCTGGGGATCAGCATCTTCACGTCATTTGTGGGAATCACCAAGGCTGCCCCCATCCTCTTTGCCTCAGCTGCCCTTGCTCTCGGTAGTTCTCTGGCCCTGAAGCTGCCCGAGACCCGGGGGCAGGTGCTGCAGTGA
- the SV2A gene encoding synaptic vesicle glycoprotein 2A isoform X1, which yields MEEGFRDRAAFIRGAKDIAKEVKKHAAKKVVKGLDRVQDEYSRRSYSRFEEEEDDDDFPAPADGYYRGEGAQDEEEAGASSDATEGHDEDDEIYEGEYQGIPRAESGGKGERMVDGTPLAGVRGGLSDGEGPPGGRGEAQRRKEREELAQQYEAILRECGHGRFQWTLYFVLGLALMADGVEVFVVGFVLPSAEKDMCLSDSNKGMLGLIVYLGMMVGAFLWGGLADRLGRRQCLLISLSVNSVFAFFSSFVQGYGTFLFCRLLSGVGIGGSIPIVFSYFSEFLAQEKRGEHLSWLCMFWMIGGVYAAAMAWAIIPHYGWSFQMGSAYQFHSWRVFVLVCAFPSVFAIGALTTQPESPRFFLENGKHDEAWMVLKQVHDTNMRAKGHPERVFSVTHIKTIHQEDELIEIQSDTGTWYQRWGVRALSLGGQVWRNFLSCFGPEYRRITLMMMGVWFTMSFSYYGLTVWFPDMIRHLQAVDYAARTKVFPGERVEHVTFNFTLENQIHRGGQYFNDKFIGLRLKSVSFEDSLFEECYFEDVTSSNTFFRNCTFINTVFYNTDLFEYKFVNSRLVNSTFLHNKEGCPLDVTGTGEGAYMVYFVSFLGTLAVLPGNIVSALLMDKIGRLRMLAGSSVMSCVSCFFLSFGNSESAMIALLCLFGGVSIASWNALDVLTVELYPSDKRTTAFGFLNALCKLAAVLGISIFTSFVGITKAAPILFASAALALGSSLALKLPETRGQVLQ from the exons ATGGAAGAGGGCTTCAGAGACCGGGCGGCTTTCATCCGTGGGGCCAAAGACATTGCCAAGGAAGTCAAGAAGCATGCAGCCAAAAAGGTGGTGAAGGGTCTGGACAGAGTCCAGGATGAATATTCCCGCAGATCCTACTCCcgctttgaggaggaggaggatgatgatGACTTCCCTGCCCCTGCTGATGGCTATTACCGTGGGGAAGGGGCCCAGGATGAGGAGGAAGCTGGCGCATCTAGTGATGCCACTGAGGGCCACGATGAGGATGACGAGATCTATGAGGGAGAATATCAGGGCATCCCCCGGGCAGAGTCTGGGGGCAAAGGCGAGCGGATGGTGGATGGGACACCCCTGGCTGGAGTGAGGGGGGGCTTGAGTGATGGGGAGGGCCCCCCTGGGGGCCGAGGGGAGGCACAACGGCGAAAAGAACGGGAAGAACTGGCCCAGCAGTATGAAGCCATCCTACGAGAGTGTGGTCACGGCCGCTTCCAGTGGACGCTCTATTTCGTGCTTGGTCTGGCGCTGATGGCTGATGGTGTCGAGGTCTTTGTGGTGGGCTTCGTGCTGCCCAGCGCTGAGAAAGACATGTGCCTGTCTGATTCCAACAAAGGAATGCTGG GCCTCATCGTCTACCTGGGCATGATGGTGGGAGCCTTCCTCTGGGGAGGTCTGGCTGATCGGCTGGGTCGGAGACAGTGTCTGCTCATCTCGCTCTCAGTCAACAgtgtctttgcctttttctcatCTTTCGTCCAGGGTTATGGCACTTTCCTCTTCTGCCGCCTCCTTTCTGGGGTCGG GATTGGAGGGTCCATCCCCATTGTCTTCTCCTATTTTTCGGAGTTTCTGGCCCAGGAGAAACGTGGGGAGCATTTGAGCTGGCTCTGCATGTTTTGGATGATTGGTGGAGTATACGCAGCTGCCATGGCCTGGGCCATCATCCCCCACTACG GGTGGAGCTTTCAGATGGGGTCCGCTTACCAGTTCCACAGCTGGAGGGTCTTTGTCCTTGTCTGCGCCTTTCCTTCTGTGTTTGCCATCGGGGCCCTGACAACACAGCCTGAGAGCCCTCGCTTCTTCCTGGAG AATGGGAAACATGATGAGGCCTGGATGGTGCTGAAGCAAGTTCATGACACCAACATGCGAGCCAAGGGGCATCCTGAGCGTGTTTTCTCA GTAACCCACATTAAGACAATTCATCAGGAGGATGAGTTGATTGAGATCCAGTCAGACACAGGGACCTGGTACCAGCGCTGGGGGGTCCGGGCCTTGAGCCTAGGGGGACAG GTTTGGAGAAATTTCCTCTCTTGTTTTGGTCCAGAATATCGACGCATCACTCTGATGATGATGGGTGTGTGGTTCACCATGTCATTCAG CTACTATGGCCTGACTGTCTGGTTTCCCGACATGATCCGCCATCTCCAGGCGGTGGACTATGCGGCCCGCACCAAAGTGTTCCCTGGGGAGCGTGTAGAACATGTGACTTTCAACTTCACCTTGGAGAATCAAATCCACCGAGGGGGACAGTACTTCAATGACAA GTTCATTGGGCTCCGTCTGAAGTCAGTGTCCTTTGAGGACTCTCTATTTGAAGAGTGTTATTTCGAGGACGTCACTTCCAGCAACACGTTTTTCCGCAACTGCACATTCATCAACACTGTGTTCTACAACACTG ACCTGTTTGAGTACAAGTTTGTGAACAGCCGTCTGGTGAACAGCACATTCCTGCACAACAAGGAGGGCTGCCCACTAGACGTGACAGGGACGGGTGAAGGTGCCTACATGGTGTACTTTGTCAGCTTCTTGGGGACACTGGCTGTGCTTCCTGGGAACATCGTGTCTGCCCTGCTCATGGACAAGATTGGCAGGCTCCGAATGCTTG CTGGCTCCAGCGTGATGTCCTGTGTCTCCTGCTTCTTCTTGTCTTTTGGGAACAGCGAGTCAGCCATGATTGCTCTGCTCTGCCTTTTTGGGGGTGTCAGCATTGCATCCTGGAACGCGCTGGACGTGTTGACTGTCGAACTCTACCCCTCGGACAAGAG GACCACAGCCTTCGGCTTCCTGAATGCCCTGTGTAAGCTGGCAGCTGTGCTGGGGATCAGCATCTTCACGTCATTTGTGGGAATCACCAAGGCTGCCCCCATCCTCTTTGCCTCAGCTGCCCTTGCTCTCGGTAGTTCTCTGGCCCTGAAGCTGCCCGAGACCCGGGGGCAGGTGCTGCAGTGA
- the SV2A gene encoding synaptic vesicle glycoprotein 2A isoform X2: MEEGFRDRAAFIRGAKDIAKEVKKHAAKKVVKGLDRVQDEYSRRSYSRFEEEEDDDDFPAPADGYYRGEGAQDEEEAGASSDATEGHDEDDEIYEGEYQGIPRAESGGKGERMVDGTPLAGVRGGLSDGEGPPGGRGEAQRRKEREELAQQYEAILRECGHGRFQWTLYFVLGLALMADGVEVFVVGFVLPSAEKDMCLSDSNKGMLGLIVYLGMMVGAFLWGGLADRLGRRQCLLISLSVNSVFAFFSSFVQGYGTFLFCRLLSGVGIGGSIPIVFSYFSEFLAQEKRGEHLSWLCMFWMIGGVYAAAMAWAIIPHYGWSFQMGSAYQFHSWRVFVLVCAFPSVFAIGALTTQPESPRFFLENGKHDEAWMVLKQVHDTNMRAKGHPERVFSVWRNFLSCFGPEYRRITLMMMGVWFTMSFSYYGLTVWFPDMIRHLQAVDYAARTKVFPGERVEHVTFNFTLENQIHRGGQYFNDKFIGLRLKSVSFEDSLFEECYFEDVTSSNTFFRNCTFINTVFYNTDLFEYKFVNSRLVNSTFLHNKEGCPLDVTGTGEGAYMVYFVSFLGTLAVLPGNIVSALLMDKIGRLRMLAGSSVMSCVSCFFLSFGNSESAMIALLCLFGGVSIASWNALDVLTVELYPSDKRTTAFGFLNALCKLAAVLGISIFTSFVGITKAAPILFASAALALGSSLALKLPETRGQVLQ, encoded by the exons ATGGAAGAGGGCTTCAGAGACCGGGCGGCTTTCATCCGTGGGGCCAAAGACATTGCCAAGGAAGTCAAGAAGCATGCAGCCAAAAAGGTGGTGAAGGGTCTGGACAGAGTCCAGGATGAATATTCCCGCAGATCCTACTCCcgctttgaggaggaggaggatgatgatGACTTCCCTGCCCCTGCTGATGGCTATTACCGTGGGGAAGGGGCCCAGGATGAGGAGGAAGCTGGCGCATCTAGTGATGCCACTGAGGGCCACGATGAGGATGACGAGATCTATGAGGGAGAATATCAGGGCATCCCCCGGGCAGAGTCTGGGGGCAAAGGCGAGCGGATGGTGGATGGGACACCCCTGGCTGGAGTGAGGGGGGGCTTGAGTGATGGGGAGGGCCCCCCTGGGGGCCGAGGGGAGGCACAACGGCGAAAAGAACGGGAAGAACTGGCCCAGCAGTATGAAGCCATCCTACGAGAGTGTGGTCACGGCCGCTTCCAGTGGACGCTCTATTTCGTGCTTGGTCTGGCGCTGATGGCTGATGGTGTCGAGGTCTTTGTGGTGGGCTTCGTGCTGCCCAGCGCTGAGAAAGACATGTGCCTGTCTGATTCCAACAAAGGAATGCTGG GCCTCATCGTCTACCTGGGCATGATGGTGGGAGCCTTCCTCTGGGGAGGTCTGGCTGATCGGCTGGGTCGGAGACAGTGTCTGCTCATCTCGCTCTCAGTCAACAgtgtctttgcctttttctcatCTTTCGTCCAGGGTTATGGCACTTTCCTCTTCTGCCGCCTCCTTTCTGGGGTCGG GATTGGAGGGTCCATCCCCATTGTCTTCTCCTATTTTTCGGAGTTTCTGGCCCAGGAGAAACGTGGGGAGCATTTGAGCTGGCTCTGCATGTTTTGGATGATTGGTGGAGTATACGCAGCTGCCATGGCCTGGGCCATCATCCCCCACTACG GGTGGAGCTTTCAGATGGGGTCCGCTTACCAGTTCCACAGCTGGAGGGTCTTTGTCCTTGTCTGCGCCTTTCCTTCTGTGTTTGCCATCGGGGCCCTGACAACACAGCCTGAGAGCCCTCGCTTCTTCCTGGAG AATGGGAAACATGATGAGGCCTGGATGGTGCTGAAGCAAGTTCATGACACCAACATGCGAGCCAAGGGGCATCCTGAGCGTGTTTTCTCA GTTTGGAGAAATTTCCTCTCTTGTTTTGGTCCAGAATATCGACGCATCACTCTGATGATGATGGGTGTGTGGTTCACCATGTCATTCAG CTACTATGGCCTGACTGTCTGGTTTCCCGACATGATCCGCCATCTCCAGGCGGTGGACTATGCGGCCCGCACCAAAGTGTTCCCTGGGGAGCGTGTAGAACATGTGACTTTCAACTTCACCTTGGAGAATCAAATCCACCGAGGGGGACAGTACTTCAATGACAA GTTCATTGGGCTCCGTCTGAAGTCAGTGTCCTTTGAGGACTCTCTATTTGAAGAGTGTTATTTCGAGGACGTCACTTCCAGCAACACGTTTTTCCGCAACTGCACATTCATCAACACTGTGTTCTACAACACTG ACCTGTTTGAGTACAAGTTTGTGAACAGCCGTCTGGTGAACAGCACATTCCTGCACAACAAGGAGGGCTGCCCACTAGACGTGACAGGGACGGGTGAAGGTGCCTACATGGTGTACTTTGTCAGCTTCTTGGGGACACTGGCTGTGCTTCCTGGGAACATCGTGTCTGCCCTGCTCATGGACAAGATTGGCAGGCTCCGAATGCTTG CTGGCTCCAGCGTGATGTCCTGTGTCTCCTGCTTCTTCTTGTCTTTTGGGAACAGCGAGTCAGCCATGATTGCTCTGCTCTGCCTTTTTGGGGGTGTCAGCATTGCATCCTGGAACGCGCTGGACGTGTTGACTGTCGAACTCTACCCCTCGGACAAGAG GACCACAGCCTTCGGCTTCCTGAATGCCCTGTGTAAGCTGGCAGCTGTGCTGGGGATCAGCATCTTCACGTCATTTGTGGGAATCACCAAGGCTGCCCCCATCCTCTTTGCCTCAGCTGCCCTTGCTCTCGGTAGTTCTCTGGCCCTGAAGCTGCCCGAGACCCGGGGGCAGGTGCTGCAGTGA
- the BOLA1 gene encoding bolA-like protein 1 gives MLSGQLVGRLFSMAGRVCLTRGRAGLGTVGPVEAAIRTKLEQALNPEVLELRNESSGHAVPPGSETHFRVAVVSSRFEGLSPLQRHRLVHAALSEELAGPVHALAIQARTPAQWRENPQLDTSPPCMGGSKKTRGTP, from the coding sequence ATGCTGAGCGGGCAGCTGGTCGGTCGCTTGTTCTCCATGGCCGGCCGCGTTTGTCTGACCCGGGGCCGCGCGGGATTGGGGACCGTCGGTCCCGTCGAGGCTGCCATTCGCACGAAGTTGGAGCAGGCCCTGAACCCCGAGGTGCTGGAGCTGCGCAACGAGAGCAGCGGCCACGCGGTCCCACCGGGCAGTGAGACGCATTTCCGCGTGGCTGTGGTGAGCTCTCGCTTCGAAGGACTGAGCCCCCTGCAAAGGCATCGGCTAGTCCACGCCGCGCTGTCCGAGGAGCTGGCTGGGCCGGTCCATGCGCTGGCCATACAGGCGCGGACCCCTGCCCAGTGGAGGGAGAACCCGCAATTGGACACAAGCCCCCCCTGCATGGGTGGGAGCAAGAAAACTCGAGGAACTCCCTGA